ACAAACGGAATACCTAAACCCAGAGAAAAAACACTTAACAGTAATAGGCTCTGGGTAACAGTATTAAGAGTTAATCCCGCCAAGCCTAATACAGCTACGACTGCAGGTCCTATACATGGAGTCCAGCCAAGCGCAAAAACCACTCCCACAATAAAAGAGCCGAACATATTAACAGGTTTATTTTTAAGATGCAGTCTCTTTTCATATTGAAGTCTTTTAATACTAAAAACACCCGCCACATTCAAACCCAAAATAATGATTATAGAACCGCCTACTATTTTAATTATTTTTTCATATTTGTAAATAAAACCACCAAGAAAAGAAGCTGTTGCGCCTAAAGAAATGAAAACGAAAGAAAATCCCAGGACAAAAAGAATTGTTTGCAAGAGTATTTTTTTTGTATTGCCAATTTTCTTCTCTTGTTTTTTATTTTCCCGCAAATCGTCTAATGAAAGGCCTGTAATAAAACAAATATAACCGGGAATCAAAGGCAAAATGCAGGGCGTAAAGAATGTCAGGATTCCTGCGCCGAAAGCTACTAACAAAGATATGTTTTCCATAATAAATTTGGTTTACAGTTTATAGTTGATAGTTTATAGCTAATAACCATAAACCATAGACTATCCGCCATTATTCCAAGAGTTCTTTAATTTCTTTCTCAAACACGTTAGCGGACGTAAAGCCGATATGTTTCTGGGCAATATTCCCTTGCTGGTCAATTACTAAAGTAAAAGGAAGAAAACGCAAATCTTTGCCGTATTTATCTGCCATATCCTGACTGAGCAATACCAAAATATAATTCATGTTTACCGTTCCGATAAAACGTTGGACTACAGTTTCTTTGTTCAAACAAACTCCCACAATCTCTAATTTCTCTCTATTGTATTTCTTATAAAGTTTTTCCAACACAGGAATTTGCATTTTACAGGCAGAACATCCCACAGACCAAAAATTAAGTAAAACAACTTTTCCTTTTAACGATGAAAGTCTGAAATCTCCACCCCCTATTCTAACTGCTGTAAAATTCGGAGCATCTCCCCATTGTTCGGGTTTTCTTAAAAGTGTAGGGATATTATCTTGTTCTTCAAGTGTGGGTATATTGTTTTCTTCTTTATTTGTACTTTCAGTCGAAACTGCAGTCACGGTTGTCTCTGTATTTTGAGAAGAGTTTGAAGAACATCCCATAAACAAGGCAATCGTTAATAAAAAAAATAAAAGTTTTTTCGACATTTTCTACTTCTTTCCTTTTTTGCTTGAATTTATTATTTTTAGAACTTGATTGTGGACAACGCCGTTAGACGCAATGTAATCTTTGCTATCAATATTCCATTTTTTACCGTCATGACTTGTAAATTTTCCGCCTGCTTCTTCTATCAAAATAGCCCCAGCCGCAAAATCCCAGAGTTTATCGGTATATTCTATTTCCAAATCAGCTTTACCTTCGGCGATATAAGAAAGACTTCTTGCGGTAGAACCAAACATTCTCATAATAAAAACCTTGCCTTTGAGTCTTTTTAAATGCTGAAGCATAACTGTTGTCTGCTCGTTTACTATATTACTGTCATAAATAAGTGTAGTTTCTTTTAGTTTCCTGTTTGATACGGATATTTTTTTGTTATTTAGATAAGAACCGCATCCTTTAGCTGCAAAATAAAGTTCTTTTGCAAAAGGCATATGAATAATGCCCATTACAACCTGTTCCTTGAACGCAAGCGCAATCGAAGTCCCAACTACATTTATTCCGCGGATAAAATTATGTGTTCCGTCTAACGGATCAACTATCCAACGGAAAAGAGAATTTTTTACAGGATAATTATTTTCTTCAGATAATATCTCATCCTTGGGGAATTTCGCTCTTATCACCTTTACAATCTCTTTTTCCATCTTTAAATCAACATTCGTAACAAGCGTACCATCAGGTTTTTTGCTGATTTTTTGTATTTTTTCGAAATTCTCTATAAGAATTCTGCCCGATTTTCTTGCCGCTTCTATTCCAATTTTATCTCTGCCTTTTAAGAAATCTCTCATATTTTCTCCTTCACCTTTTTATAAGAACTATTCGCATTGAAAGAACTACGCACTAACGCCGCAGACTCTACACATTTAAATCCTAATGACTCACCCACTTCTTTTAAAAAAGAAAATTCTTCCGCGCTGTAAAATTTCTTTACCGGCGCATGTTTAACATTCGGCGCAAGGTATTGTCCTATCGTCATTATATCGCAATCAGCGCTTCTTATGTCTTTCATGGTCTGAATTATTTCCTTCTTCGTTTCGCCAAACCCTATCATGAACCCTGATTTTGTTATTATTTTGGAATTATATTTTTTCAAATTTTCCAAAAGTTCGATTGACCTTTCATAACTTCCCTGCGGTCTTAATGTCGGGAAAAGTCTTTTTACCACTTCTACATTATGCCCTATTACCTGGGGATTTGCAGCGATAATTTTTTTTAGAACTTTCCAATTTCCATTCAGGTCAGAAATTAAAAGTTCGATTTTACAGTTAGGATTTTTGTTTTTTATCTCTCTAACCGTTGCGGCAAAGACATTTGAGCCACCATCGCTTAAATCATCTCTTGTTACACAAGTAATTACCACATAATCAAGTTTTAATTTTTTAATAATACCCGCAATCTTTGAGGGTTCAGTCTTATCAGGAGCAAAAGGTTTTCCTGTTTTAACACTACAATAAGAACAATTTCTCGTGCATATATTGCCAAGAATCATAAACGTTAGAGTGCCCCTGGAAAAACAATTAAAAATATTCGGACAATTTGCTTCTTGGCATACAGTATTTAAGTTTGCTTCCTTGATGATATCTATCAGTTCTTCATATTTTCTGGTATTGGAAGGTAATCTTATTTTAGGCAGATTATTCTGCAGAGTATTTTTCATTTAATTTTCCCGTCCCAATCAAGAAGCGAGTTTTGAATAAAACCCTTTATTTGTAGTTTGGAAGGTTGCCTTTTCATGTGCCCAATTATAAATGAAATCAACAAATTCGCGGTAATTGAGAAGAGACAGGTATCTCTATGATACGAGTTCCGCCAATTTTTGTTTTTACTATGACTTTTCGTTTGAGAGTATTGATTATCTCACCTATAATTTGGCTGTTTCTACCTAAAAGAAACAGCTTCATAGCTTTCAAAATAATATCAGCATCTTTTTTTGATACAACTGCAACAACTTTGCCTTCGTTTGCCATATACAAGGAATCAAAACCCAAAATCTTGCACATCGCTCTTATTTCTTTTTTTATTGGAACGCTTTCTTCTCTTTGGCTAAATCTAAAACTTTTTCAACTATTGAACTTGCTGATGAGATTTCAGCATTCCGATTAAAAAAAACCCCACACCAAAAATTTTGGTGTGGGGAAATAAACTATTTCGCAACAGGGTTAGGATTCTCAATACCTAATAATTCTACTTCAAATATCAACATAGAATTCGAACCAATCGGGCCGGATCCTTGCTCTCCATATGCAAGTTCTGAAGGAATAAACAAACGATTTTTACCCCCTACATTCATAAGTTGTAATGCTTCTCCCCAACCTGCAATCACACCGTTAAGCGGAAATGTAACAGGTTCTCCGCGTTTGTAAGAGCTGTCAAATTCTGTTCCGTCGAGTAGCGTTCCTGAATAATGCACTTTGACTTTGTCGTCTATTTTGGGAGAAAGACCGGTTCCTTTTGTCAGAACGATATATTGTAAACCGCTTGCCGTTGTAATAACTCCCTCTTTATTTTTATTCTCTGCAAGAAACATCTCTCCATCTTTCTTGTTCTTCTCTTTTATTTCATTCATTTTTAGAATAGCCTCCGTTTGCATTTCTTTAACAAATGCTTGTTTAATCTGCTCTGCTTCTTCTTGTGTAAGAAGTGTTTGTTCTCCATTATAAACATCTTTAACGCCACGGGTAAAAATTTCAAAATCAATTTCCCTTGGGACTTCCTTTAAAAATGTTCCTATATCCATTCCCATCATATAACTTAATTTTTCGGAAGGAGTTGTCAACTTTTCATCCGCCGCAAACACCAATCCGAACGATAACAAACTTATTGCCAAAACCACTGCTACAACATATTTATTCATAACCATCTCCTTTTCTTGCCCCGTACCTGAGTAAAACGAATGGTTCAGAGGTGTTATTTTGAAATTATTGAAAGCCTAATATATAAGATATGCAAAAAGAAGTCAAAAAAAAATGATTTAATAGCAACTACACACAATTGTCATTGCGAGCGAACATAGTGAGCGTGGCAATCTCAGGGATTGCTTCGCTTTTGGCTCGCAATGACACGCTAATTCTATTTTCCCGCTAACCGCAAACTCCGAAGGAGTCCGATACAGAGTCATCGGACCGTCATTTTCTTTACGCTAACCGTCTTTATTTTATACCCCGCAATAATCGCTTGCCCTAATGAACCACGTTAGAAATAGGTCACCTTTAGGTGACCGTACGGAAATGCCAAAGGCAATTCCTACTTCTAACGGGGTGAAAGACCGCCGTCATTTGTCGGGACTTTTTCGTGGTTCAAAATCAATGATATTATGATATAATTACGCTATCTATAAGGAAGATAGCCTATGGATAAACTACCACAAATTAACAAAAAGATTATAACCGTTACCTCATTAGACAATATTGAAGAAGAAAAGCAATTCTGGCTCTCAAAAACACCACTTGAGCGAATTGAAGCTATAGAAATCAATAGAAGGATGGTTTATGGCAAAACTAGAACTACATCCCGACTTCAAAGAATTCTCGAAGTTGCTAAACTCACAGAGAAATAATAGAATATGCCCAGGAAAATTAAAGACCTAATGAGAGATTTACAAAGGGCTGGATTTATTAACAGAGGAGGCAAAGGCGACCATCGAAATTTTGTTCATTCAAATGTAACTAAGCCAATTACTATTTCAGGAAAAGAAGGTGATGACGCAAAGCACTATCAAGAAAAAGCTGTGCGCCTTGCCATAGGGGAGATTAAAAGATGAGTGAGGAAGCTAAATATGTAAAAATTGTGGAATGGTCTGCAAAGGATAAGTGTTTCATAGGCAGTTGTCCAGAGCTTTTCTATGGAGGTTGCCATGGAAATAATGAGCATGAAGTTTTCGACGAATTGTGCCAGATTATAGAAGAAACAATAAAGCTCTATCATCAGGATGGCAAGTCATTACCTCTCCCGCTTACTGACAGAGAATTTGTAAACACTTTGCAGAAAGTTGCTTGACTAAGTATTGAACTTATATACATATAACAAGTTATCCATATCCCATTTTATTTCCCTCTATAACCGACAACCGTTTTACCTTTACGCTAACCGTTTTTATTCTATACCCCGCAATACAGGTATCATCAGAGCAAGCAAAGCATCTTTCTAACGGGGTGAAAGTCCGCCGTCGTTTGTCGGGACTTTTTCGTAGATATAGACATTAAATCCTGCTTTTTAAAGCCCAATAACAATGATTCTTATGATATAATTATGTAGCTATAAATTGGATAAATTTCAAGCAACAAGAACGGGAGAAAATGTGCAAAATACATATACTGCGGTAACAAAACAAGATGGAAATTGGTGGATAGGTTGGATTGAAGAAGTTTCGGGTGTCAACTGCCAAGAAAAAACAAAAGAAGAATTGTTGGAAAGTTTAAAAGTTACCCTCAAGGAAGCGCTTGAGTTCAACCGCAAGGATGCTCTTCTTGCCGCAAAGTCAGGTTATAAAGAAGAATTAGTTCATATATGAAACGAAGAGTCCGTATACTCCGTCTTTTCGTCGTCTTCGACTCCTCGCAATGACAGTTGAATTTGTGTAGCAATTTCATTGAAATTGTCATTGCGACCCTGAACCCAACGTGGTTCAGGGGTAGCAATCTCGTTAATCAAAATCCTGCTTGTTCCAAAACAGCCGGAACATGTTTTCCCCAGCCAAGAGGCATCAGATGTATGCCCTGGCAGAGATTTTTCATTCCTTTTATCAGCTCTGCAGCTATTTGGATACTGACTTTGGGTCTATCTTCTTTGCTTGCCTCTGCCATCATTGTGATATATTTTTCGGGAATGCTTATTCCAGCGACTTTTTCATTCATAAATTTCGCCATACCGGCGGATTTTAAAAGAACTATTCCGCCAAGAACGGGAACATTGAATTTTTTTACTATATTCATGAAATTTTCAAAGCTCTTTAAATCATAAATCGCTTGTGTCTGGAAAAATTTAGCGCCTTCTTGTATCTTCTTTTCCATCTTAATAATCTGTGGTTCTAAAGGGTCGGCTCCGGGATTAACAACTGCGCCAAGAAGAAATTC
The window above is part of the bacterium genome. Proteins encoded here:
- a CDS encoding TlpA family protein disulfide reductase, translating into MSKKLLFFLLTIALFMGCSSNSSQNTETTVTAVSTESTNKEENNIPTLEEQDNIPTLLRKPEQWGDAPNFTAVRIGGGDFRLSSLKGKVVLLNFWSVGCSACKMQIPVLEKLYKKYNREKLEIVGVCLNKETVVQRFIGTVNMNYILVLLSQDMADKYGKDLRFLPFTLVIDQQGNIAQKHIGFTSANVFEKEIKELLE
- a CDS encoding type II toxin-antitoxin system HicA family toxin; its protein translation is MPRKIKDLMRDLQRAGFINRGGKGDHRNFVHSNVTKPITISGKEGDDAKHYQEKAVRLAIGEIKR
- a CDS encoding FKBP-type peptidyl-prolyl cis-trans isomerase, producing the protein MNKYVVAVVLAISLLSFGLVFAADEKLTTPSEKLSYMMGMDIGTFLKEVPREIDFEIFTRGVKDVYNGEQTLLTQEEAEQIKQAFVKEMQTEAILKMNEIKEKNKKDGEMFLAENKNKEGVITTASGLQYIVLTKGTGLSPKIDDKVKVHYSGTLLDGTEFDSSYKRGEPVTFPLNGVIAGWGEALQLMNVGGKNRLFIPSELAYGEQGSGPIGSNSMLIFEVELLGIENPNPVAK
- a CDS encoding inositol monophosphatase → MRDFLKGRDKIGIEAARKSGRILIENFEKIQKISKKPDGTLVTNVDLKMEKEIVKVIRAKFPKDEILSEENNYPVKNSLFRWIVDPLDGTHNFIRGINVVGTSIALAFKEQVVMGIIHMPFAKELYFAAKGCGSYLNNKKISVSNRKLKETTLIYDSNIVNEQTTVMLQHLKRLKGKVFIMRMFGSTARSLSYIAEGKADLEIEYTDKLWDFAAGAILIEEAGGKFTSHDGKKWNIDSKDYIASNGVVHNQVLKIINSSKKGKK
- the lipA gene encoding lipoyl synthase, whose amino-acid sequence is MKNTLQNNLPKIRLPSNTRKYEELIDIIKEANLNTVCQEANCPNIFNCFSRGTLTFMILGNICTRNCSYCSVKTGKPFAPDKTEPSKIAGIIKKLKLDYVVITCVTRDDLSDGGSNVFAATVREIKNKNPNCKIELLISDLNGNWKVLKKIIAANPQVIGHNVEVVKRLFPTLRPQGSYERSIELLENLKKYNSKIITKSGFMIGFGETKKEIIQTMKDIRSADCDIMTIGQYLAPNVKHAPVKKFYSAEEFSFLKEVGESLGFKCVESAALVRSSFNANSSYKKVKEKI
- a CDS encoding type II toxin-antitoxin system HicB family antitoxin codes for the protein MQNTYTAVTKQDGNWWIGWIEEVSGVNCQEKTKEELLESLKVTLKEALEFNRKDALLAAKSGYKEELVHI
- a CDS encoding cytochrome c biogenesis protein CcdA; this translates as MENISLLVAFGAGILTFFTPCILPLIPGYICFITGLSLDDLRENKKQEKKIGNTKKILLQTILFVLGFSFVFISLGATASFLGGFIYKYEKIIKIVGGSIIIILGLNVAGVFSIKRLQYEKRLHLKNKPVNMFGSFIVGVVFALGWTPCIGPAVVAVLGLAGLTLNTVTQSLLLLSVFSLGLGIPFV